A window of the Salvelinus alpinus chromosome 3, SLU_Salpinus.1, whole genome shotgun sequence genome harbors these coding sequences:
- the oit3 gene encoding oncoprotein-induced transcript 3 protein has translation MIVLLLTVLLQHTPTAEAIALDPCSAYISLNEPWRNTEYHVNHSSGSVPLCDSRVSGEWYRFTGMAGDAMPTFCIEENHCGTHAPIWLNGSHPQPQDGIMTLPVCASFNNNCCQWNASVDVKACTGGYYVYRLPRPSVCFHVYCGHFYDICDEVECSGPQCPESDCRCATGTTLGPDRQTCLDVNECEQGNGGCKEVCVNTKGSRQCECGPGRVLEEDGRNCKEIAGCYNNNGGCSHGCSVLQDSYHCHCPRGLELGDDKRTCQVPVQCSSSSIKVSVLRDLVGGLELSLSNSSCRGVSNGTHINLSFSLKTCGTIVEVTDDKIVGTNLVTGLPKSSPGPWSGSNRDMIVRTSKLLLPVTCEFPRHYEVSDGYQASLRSSALELAGHSQGLFPFSLELFKSAEFSEPYRAPPQLRLHDSLFFGVEPREKVEGLSALVESCFATPSAKADQALKYYLIKDGCISDEMVRQYSAKDQLSKHFQVPVFKFVGKDNKEVFLHCRVLVCGAGDSRCSQGCRGRLRRELWRTEEEQEDRDWDQHHMLSGGPIRIMPD, from the exons ATGATAGTGTTACTGTTGACCGTGCTACTACAGCACACACCCACTGCAGAAGCCATCG ctCTGGACCCGTGTTCTGCCTACATCTCTCTGAATGAGCCTTGGCGTAATACAGAGTACCATGTAAACCACTCATCTGGCAGTGTGCCCCTGTGTGACAGCCGTGTGTCAGGGGAGTGGTACCGCTTCACAGGGATGGCTGGAGACGCCATGCCTACTTTCTGCATCGAAGAGAACCACTGTGGAACCCACGCCCCCATCTGGCTCAACGGGAGCCACCCACAG CCCCAGGATGGTATCATGACCCTTCCTGTGTGTGCCAGCTTCAATAATAACTGTTGCCAGTGGAATGCCAGTGTTGATGTGAAGGCCTGTACAGGAGGATACTACGTCTACCGTCTGCCCAGACCTTCTGTCTGCTTCCATGTCTACTGCGGAc ATTTCTATGACATATGTGATGAGGTGGAGTGCAGTGGACCTCAGTGTCCAGAGTCGGACTGCCGCTGTGCTACTGGAACGACCCTGGGACCAGATAGACAGACATGTCTCG ATGTGAATGAGTGTGAGCAGGGGAACGGAGGTTGTAAGGAGGTATGTGTGAACACCAAGGGGTCCAGACAGTGTGAGTGTGGACCAGGCAGGGTACTGGAGGAGGATGGACGCAACTGCAAAG AGATAGCAGGGTGCTACAACAACAACGGAGGCTGTAGCCATGGCTGCTCTGTACTACAGGACTCCTATCACTGTCACTGTCCccgaggactggagctgggggacGACAAACGCACATGCCAGg tcccGGTGCAGTGTAGCAGCAGCTCCATTAAGGTGTCGGTTCTAAGGGACCTGGTGGGGGGCCTGGAACTCTCCCTGTCCAACTCGTCATGTCGCGGCGTCTCCAACGGAACACACATCAATCTCAGCTTCAGCCTCAAGACCTGTGGAACAATAGTGGAG GTGACAGATGACAAGATAGTGGGTACCAATTTAGTGACAGGTCTTCCTAAATCCAGCCCAGGACCATGGTCCGGTAGTAACCGGGATATGATTGTCAGGACCTCCAAACTGCTGTTACCTGTCACCTGTGAATTCCCACGACACTACGAGGTCTCCGACGGTTACCAG gCCAGTCTCCGTAGCTCCGCCCTAGAGCTAGCAGGCCACTCCCAGGGCCTGTTCCCCTTCTCTCTGGAGCTGTTTAAGAGTGCTGAATTCTCTGAGCCTTACCGAGCTCCACCCCAACTACGCCTACACGACTCACTGTTTTTCGGGGTGGAACCCAGGGAGAAG GTGGAGGGTTTGTCAGCTCTGGTGGAGAGCTGCTTTGCTACCCCCAGCGCCAAGGCAGACCAGGCTCTCAAATACTACCTCATCAAAGATGG GTGTATCTCAGATGAAATGGTGCGTCAGTACTCTGCTAAGGACCAGCTATCCAAACACTTCCAGGTTCCTGTCTTCAAGTTTGTCGGCAAGGACAACAAG GAGGTGTTCCTGCACTGtcgtgtgttggtgtgtggggcAGGAGACTCCCGCTGTTCTCAGGGCTGTAGAGGGCGTCTGCGTCGGGAACTGTGGAGGACTGAGGAGGAACAGGAGGACAGGGACTGGGACCAGCATCACATGCTGAGTGGAGGACCCATACGCATCATGCCAGACTGA